Proteins encoded within one genomic window of Anaerolineae bacterium:
- a CDS encoding bifunctional folylpolyglutamate synthase/dihydrofolate synthase, translating into MALSYREALEFIYSFTDYEKLKGYRYSPEEFNLARMEKLLEFAGNPHTFFRSLHVAGTKGKGSTCAIMESVLRAQGYRTGLYTSPHLHTFRERIRIAGELVSEEDVASGIEELRPLIEKVPGLTTFEIMTALAFFLFAHKGVEVAVVEVGLGGRLDATNVITPMVSVITSIGYDHMQLLGNTLASIAREKAGIIKKGIPVVSAPQEEEALLVIEETARLRGSPLILAGRDWVWEDVEKGREDQVFTVKRLNPPGFSVRVRLPLLGVFQPVNATVAVAALDQARSQGLQVTDEAIVEGLEKVKWPGRLEVLQNSPLFIVDGAHNVDSARRLAQSLRELFSWNRFILVFGASSDKDIPGMLKELLPLADVVFFTRARNPRAASPEAILKEAQVLGFDGKVVEPANKAVEEALKEALAEDVVCVTGSLFLVAEARETWAIISGKPLPPTDPI; encoded by the coding sequence TTGGCTTTATCTTACAGAGAGGCTCTGGAATTTATCTATTCTTTCACCGATTACGAAAAGCTTAAGGGCTACCGCTACTCTCCAGAGGAATTTAACCTGGCCAGGATGGAAAAGCTTCTGGAGTTCGCTGGCAACCCCCATACCTTTTTCCGCTCCCTTCATGTGGCTGGCACCAAAGGTAAAGGTTCCACATGCGCCATCATGGAATCGGTCCTTAGAGCTCAAGGATACAGGACTGGCCTCTATACTTCTCCCCACCTTCATACCTTCAGGGAAAGGATTCGCATTGCTGGAGAACTGGTGAGCGAGGAAGACGTGGCTTCCGGAATCGAGGAACTGCGTCCGCTTATCGAGAAAGTGCCAGGCCTCACCACTTTTGAAATAATGACCGCTTTAGCTTTCTTTCTTTTCGCTCACAAAGGGGTAGAAGTAGCGGTAGTGGAGGTAGGGCTTGGAGGAAGGCTCGACGCCACCAATGTGATCACCCCCATGGTTTCAGTCATAACTTCCATAGGCTACGACCATATGCAGCTTTTAGGCAATACCCTCGCTTCCATTGCCCGGGAGAAAGCTGGCATTATAAAAAAGGGCATCCCGGTGGTAAGCGCCCCTCAAGAAGAGGAAGCTCTCCTGGTTATAGAGGAAACGGCCAGGCTCAGGGGTTCTCCTTTAATTCTGGCGGGCAGGGATTGGGTTTGGGAAGATGTTGAGAAAGGGCGAGAAGACCAGGTTTTCACTGTAAAAAGGCTGAACCCTCCTGGCTTTTCCGTGAGGGTCCGTTTGCCTCTTTTGGGGGTTTTCCAGCCTGTAAACGCCACCGTAGCAGTAGCCGCTCTGGATCAGGCCCGAAGCCAAGGGCTTCAGGTTACCGATGAAGCCATAGTAGAAGGTTTGGAAAAGGTGAAGTGGCCCGGCCGGCTGGAAGTCCTCCAGAATTCGCCCCTTTTCATAGTGGATGGAGCTCATAATGTGGATTCCGCCCGCCGTCTCGCTCAATCTCTTAGGGAGCTTTTTTCCTGGAACCGTTTTATCCTCGTTTTTGGAGCTTCAAGCGATAAAGATATTCCGGGAATGCTGAAGGAGCTCCTGCCCCTGGCCGATGTGGTTTTCTTTACCCGTGCCCGCAACCCCCGAGCTGCCTCCCCCGAGGCAATATTAAAGGAGGCTCAGGTTCTGGGCTTCGACGGGAAAGTTGTCGAGCCTGCAAATAAAGCTGTGGAGGAAGCCCTGAAGGAAGCTCTGGCAGAAGATGTGGTGTGCGTAACTGGTTCTCTGTTTTTGGTGGCGGAAGCCAGGGAGACCTGGGCCATTATTTCAGGCAAGCCTCTGCCTCCTACGGATCCCATTTGA
- the rpmI gene encoding 50S ribosomal protein L35 — protein MPKLKTHKATAKRFKVTGKGKIMRTKQGKSHLRRKKSARAKALFAEMLEVTNRGDKKRIRRLAPYLD, from the coding sequence GTGCCAAAGCTTAAAACTCATAAAGCGACAGCTAAACGCTTCAAAGTTACTGGCAAAGGCAAAATCATGAGGACCAAGCAGGGCAAAAGCCACCTGCGTCGGAAAAAATCAGCCAGGGCAAAAGCCCTGTTCGCTGAAATGCTGGAAGTTACCAACAGGGGCGATAAGAAAAGGATTCGCCGCCTTGCACCATACCTTGATTAA
- a CDS encoding RNA methyltransferase, translating to MKRAGKGGVISSIHNEKIKLARSLLTRKGRWKNRLFLVEGIRTIKEAINAGFKPVFVLYSENFDQKEAFSLEGVTFYQVTEAIIKAVSSTVTPQGIVGVFPFPDLPIPKEWELAVVLDGIQNPENLGAIMRTAVAAGVAFLATTPGSADPFNPKAVRAGMGAHFYIPIKTGVPWEELSALLQGRQILLADPQGPVSYFEVDWTQPSVLIIGGEARGATTEARKVAHSLISIPMARPIESLNAAVAAGIILYEAFRQRLLSRPS from the coding sequence TTGAAAAGGGCCGGGAAAGGTGGGGTAATAAGTAGCATCCATAACGAGAAAATAAAGCTCGCTCGTTCTCTTCTTACCCGCAAAGGGCGATGGAAAAACAGGCTTTTCCTGGTAGAAGGGATCCGAACTATAAAAGAAGCCATTAATGCAGGATTTAAGCCCGTTTTTGTCCTTTATTCGGAAAATTTTGACCAGAAAGAGGCCTTCTCTCTGGAAGGCGTCACCTTTTACCAGGTGACGGAAGCTATTATAAAAGCTGTCTCCTCCACTGTGACCCCTCAAGGCATAGTGGGGGTTTTCCCCTTTCCGGATCTTCCCATACCGAAAGAGTGGGAGCTAGCGGTGGTTCTGGATGGGATTCAAAACCCTGAGAACCTGGGAGCTATAATGCGGACGGCGGTCGCTGCAGGGGTGGCTTTCCTGGCCACAACGCCCGGCTCCGCTGATCCCTTCAATCCGAAAGCCGTGCGCGCCGGAATGGGAGCTCATTTTTACATTCCCATTAAAACCGGTGTACCCTGGGAGGAGCTTTCAGCCCTGCTCCAAGGCAGGCAAATCCTCCTGGCCGACCCCCAGGGGCCAGTATCTTATTTTGAAGTGGATTGGACCCAGCCTTCAGTGTTGATAATCGGAGGGGAAGCGAGAGGAGCTACAACCGAAGCCCGCAAAGTGGCCCATAGCCTGATATCCATCCCCATGGCTCGTCCCATAGAATCCCTGAACGCAGCAGTGGCGGCAGGCATCATCCTTTACGAGGCTTTCCGTCAGCGTCTCCTTTCCCGGCCCTCTTGA
- the infC gene encoding translation initiation factor IF-3 yields MKPQYRVNREIQAPKVRVIGEDGRQIGIMSLQEALRLAYEKDLDLVEVAPDSDPPVCKLMDYEKFLYERARRERESRKARKGGEVKEIRLRPSISEHDLSYRIEDIRDFLKEGNKVRVRVMFKGREIDHPEMALKLLERIMAGVSDVARVDQRPQSEGGSLVMILASK; encoded by the coding sequence GTGAAACCGCAATACCGTGTAAATCGCGAAATTCAGGCTCCAAAGGTAAGGGTCATAGGCGAGGATGGCCGACAAATAGGGATAATGTCTCTGCAGGAAGCGCTGAGGCTGGCTTACGAGAAGGACCTGGACCTGGTAGAAGTTGCGCCCGATAGTGACCCACCCGTGTGCAAGTTGATGGATTACGAGAAATTCCTTTACGAGAGGGCACGGCGCGAAAGGGAAAGCCGTAAGGCACGCAAAGGAGGGGAAGTAAAGGAGATTCGTCTGAGACCCAGCATATCTGAACATGACCTTTCCTACCGGATAGAGGATATAAGGGATTTCCTTAAAGAGGGCAATAAAGTAAGAGTTCGGGTGATGTTCAAGGGAAGGGAAATAGATCACCCTGAGATGGCCCTCAAGTTACTGGAAAGAATTATGGCCGGAGTCTCCGACGTAGCCAGGGTGGACCAGAGGCCCCAATCTGAAGGGGGAAGTCTGGTGATGATTTTAGCATCAAAGTAA
- the rplT gene encoding 50S ribosomal protein L20: MRVKGGVVTRRRHKRVLKLTKGQFGARHALFKRAHEAMMKSLMYAYIDRRTRKRDFRRLWILRINAAARLHGLTYREFISGLRKAGVEVNRKILAEMAVKDQGAFARLVEVAKAAL, encoded by the coding sequence GTGAGAGTAAAGGGAGGCGTTGTAACCAGAAGGCGCCATAAGAGGGTGCTCAAACTTACAAAAGGGCAGTTCGGGGCAAGGCACGCTCTCTTTAAGCGAGCTCATGAAGCTATGATGAAATCTCTAATGTATGCTTATATAGACCGCCGGACCCGGAAGAGGGATTTCCGGCGCCTCTGGATTTTAAGGATAAACGCTGCTGCAAGGCTCCATGGACTTACTTACAGGGAATTCATCTCTGGCCTCCGGAAAGCAGGGGTTGAGGTTAACAGAAAAATATTGGCCGAAATGGCCGTAAAAGACCAAGGGGCTTTCGCCAGACTGGTGGAAGTGGCCAAGGCTGCTCTTTAA